Proteins found in one Sorghum bicolor cultivar BTx623 chromosome 1, Sorghum_bicolor_NCBIv3, whole genome shotgun sequence genomic segment:
- the LOC8057181 gene encoding fe(2+) transport protein 1 produces the protein MSWQTQQRALFLPLAVLVLVLLVAAAAPYQANAQPASPAEPTAADDDDTCADPSLDGACRNVPKALRLKLIAIPTILVASIIGVCLPLFSRAVPALRPDRNLFVIVKAFASGVILATGYMHVLPDSFSNLTSPCLPRKPWADFSFTTFVAMLAALFTLMVDSLMLTFYNRRKGGNTTSSSGRRTGAAVADHESPAHDGHHWHSHGHGHGHGHGGIVVAGDKPEDEEESTKVQLRRNRVVVQVLEMGIIVHSVVIGLGMGASQNVCTIRPLVAAMCFHQLFEGMGLGGCILQAEYGAKMKAGLVFFFSTTTPFGIALGLALTKVYRENSPTALIVVGLLNAASAGLLHYMALVELLAADFMGPKLQGSVRLQLLSFLAVLLGAGGMSIMAKWA, from the exons ATGTCGTGGCAAACCCAGCAGCGTGCGTTATTTCTCCCTCTcgccgtcctcgtcctcgtcctcctcgtcgccgccgccgctccctaCCAAGCCAATGCGCAGCCGGCGTCGCCAGCAGAGCCAAcggccgccgacgacgacgacacctGCGCCGACCCGTCCCTGGACGGCGCGTGCCGCAACGTCCCCAAGGCGCTGCGCCTGAAGCTGATCGCCATCCCGACGATCCTCGTCGCCAGCATCATCGGCGTGTGCCTGCCGCTCTTCTCCCGCGCCGTCCCGGCGCTCCGCCCGGACCGCAACCTCTTCGTCATCGTCAAGGCCTTCGCGTCGGGCGTCATCCTCGCCACGGGCTACATGCACGTGCTCCCGGACTCCTTCAGCAACCTCACCTCGCCGTGCCTGCCCCGGAAGCCATGGGCCGATTTCTCCTTCACCACCTTCGTCGCCATGCTCGCCGCCCTGTTCACGCTCATGGTGGACTCGCTCATGCTCACCTTCTACAACCGGAGGAAGGGCGGcaacaccacctcctcctccggccGGCGCACTGGCGCCGCGGTCGCCGACCACGAGAGCCCGGCGCATGATGGCCACCACTGGCACAGCcacggccatggccatggccatggacACGGGGGCATCGTGGTCGCTGGCGACAAGcccgaggacgaggaggagtcCACCAAGGTGCAGCTCCGCCGGAACCGCGTTGTCGTTCAG GTCCTGGAGATGGGCATCATCGTGCACTCGGTGGTGATCGGTCTGGGCATGGGCGCGTCGCAGAACGTGTGCACGATCCGGCCGCTGGTGGCGGCGATGTGCTTCCACCAGCTCTTCGAGGGCATGGGCCTCGGCGGCTGCATCCTGCAGGCGGAGTACGGCGCCAAGATGAAGGCCGGGCtggtcttcttcttctccaccaCGACGCCGTTCGGGATCGCGCTGGGGCTGGCGCTCACCAAGGTCTACAGGGAGAACAGCCCCACGGCGCTCATCGTCGTCGGGCTACTCAACGCGGCCTCGGCGGGGCTGCTCCACTACATGGCGCTCGTGGAGCTCCTCGCCGCCGACTTCATGGGGCCCAAGCTGCAGGGAAGCGTCAGGCTCCAGCTCCTCTCCTTCCTCGCCGTCCTCCTCGGCGCCGGCGGCATGTCCATCATGGCCAAGTGGGCGTAG